A genomic window from Archaeoglobus profundus DSM 5631 includes:
- the mvk gene encoding mevalonate kinase: MIASAPGKVILFGEHAVVYGRHAVVSAINLRCYAKAEKASDITIESPLGKTSLDFKVHPYVSYAIKRFSEIRPVKGVYLKIWSDIPIASGLGSSSAVTVAVLKSLDLLFETNLSNEEIFELARKVELDVQGIGSGTDPFVSTFGGTWLIPERERIDIGDYLDLTVIYTGKASITSDMVRKVANLREMYGDVIERIFDAIDSISLRSISALKDRDFEALSFLVRTNQLLLKALGVSCREIDEIVNKLENLGIPAKITGAGGGGSVIALGSVDLDGYKCLSVSLNAEGVREEKV; this comes from the coding sequence TATGGAAGGCATGCTGTAGTTTCAGCTATAAATTTAAGGTGCTATGCTAAGGCTGAGAAGGCTAGTGATATAACAATAGAATCTCCACTCGGAAAGACTTCGTTAGATTTCAAGGTACATCCATATGTAAGCTACGCAATAAAGAGGTTTTCGGAAATAAGACCAGTTAAAGGAGTTTACCTGAAGATCTGGAGTGATATACCGATTGCATCTGGGCTGGGTAGCTCTTCAGCGGTAACAGTCGCAGTGCTGAAATCTTTAGACTTGCTTTTCGAGACCAACTTAAGCAACGAAGAGATATTCGAACTTGCAAGAAAGGTTGAGCTTGATGTACAAGGTATTGGCAGTGGAACCGATCCTTTCGTCTCGACTTTTGGCGGGACTTGGCTGATTCCTGAAAGAGAAAGAATTGATATAGGAGATTATTTGGATTTAACTGTAATATATACTGGGAAAGCCTCAATAACATCTGATATGGTTAGAAAAGTTGCAAACTTGAGAGAGATGTATGGAGATGTGATCGAAAGAATTTTTGATGCCATAGATTCCATATCGCTTAGATCCATTAGTGCGTTGAAAGATCGTGATTTTGAAGCTTTGTCGTTCCTTGTAAGAACAAACCAGTTGTTACTAAAGGCTTTAGGTGTAAGCTGTAGGGAGATAGATGAAATTGTTAATAAACTTGAAAATCTTGGTATTCCAGCGAAAATAACCGGTGCTGGAGGAGGAGGAAGTGTTATAGCTTTGGGTAGCGTTGATCTAGATGGTTACAAGTGTCTGAGCGTCTCTTTGAATGCTGAAGGTGTTAGGGAGGAAAAGGTTTAA
- a CDS encoding SpoVG family protein, which translates to MAEITEVRIYRARGDGAVKAYASVSLDNEFVVKGLKVVENEKGVRVLMPSRKAKDGSYQDIFHPMSKEAREKIVDAVLKAYREQI; encoded by the coding sequence TTGGCGGAGATAACGGAAGTTAGAATATATAGAGCGAGAGGAGATGGAGCCGTAAAAGCGTATGCATCCGTGAGCTTGGACAACGAGTTCGTAGTAAAAGGTTTGAAGGTTGTTGAGAACGAGAAGGGAGTTAGAGTTTTGATGCCAAGTAGAAAGGCTAAGGATGGAAGCTATCAGGACATATTCCATCCGATGAGTAAGGAAGCTAGGGAAAAGATTGTCGATGCAGTTTTGAAAGCTTATAGGGAACAGATCTAA